The DNA region ATAATGAAGGATATCGGGAATCCTGGATCAAGGCCTTTGGTGAAGGAGGTATGTGCAAGCTGTGGTGACCATGACGCAAGTGAGCACACATGGATGATGTTCCCAGGAACTGATATCTTTGCTAGAATTCCATTTCATGCTGCCCATACTATTTTGGAGACAGGTGTCTTCTTGAAACTTCTCAGTGTAATTGAATAATGAGTTTAAATTAGTTTCGAAAATTGTTATCAGTTTATATATGAAGtggtattttctttttcctagttTGCATGGTTATTTATTGAGTACAACTTTTTAAAATGCTAGGAAAAATATGCTATCTAACTTGATTTAAGGATAAATTTGACTGGTGATTTTGTGAGCATTTTGGTTTTCAAGGTTGGCATGCATGATTTTTACTTGAAAGAGTTTGTTGGAATTTTGAGAAGTCAGTGGCATGATCAATAATGCTTAAATAATGactaaaatatattgataatcaAACAGTTAAGCAGATGATTGTCTGACATTCTAAAGATCCCTAGCCACCCTGAAGATTATCACAGAAAAGTATGGAATCTAGGTCCCCTGCCACCCCTAAAGATTACAAGGGATAGTATGGATTTTAAGTTTCTGTTtgcaattatatttatttatttgaatcataGTTTCTCGTGAAGGCTACCATCCTTGGTCGCCGGTTAGTAGGTAAGTTtctgtaaaattatttattatctaacTGATTGTCACTTTAATATTAACATCTGTCTTGCATGTCAAAGAATGACGATATGGGCTTTCTTTCGGTACCCCCTGCAAGGATTAGTTAAGGGTAATGGAAAGGCTTCTTAGATGAAACTACACAAATATATTGAACTCAATTGAATTCCATGCATGGCAGTTCACTGGTCTTCCTGGATTTTGGTTTTAAGAAAAGGGAGCATTCTGGAAGGCCATTTCTTCGCTGACATAAAGttgctaaaataattaaatgccTTGCCTACTttgttctcttttatttttattcggGGAATCACTTCCATCCTTTGTTCGttgcaaaattttttgaaaaagtaacacatatcttttataataaattaccgTGCGAGGTATATGCTTTGATGCATTGAAATGCCGCCAAAATGCCAAGTTCATTTAGTACTAGTTAGATGTCTTCTTATGTTCAATGTTATTCTTCTactgttattttgttttctgctATATTGTTCTTCTGCTGTTATTTCTACTgttataatatctttattttaaagcAGATCAAAAACGACTTGATTATGAAGCAAAAAAATTGCAAAGCTATGTGAAGGAGAAGTCATTTCATATCTCAGAAAAAGGTGCCCTTGCTGACAAGATCAGTCCTGGTGTGCTCCGATCTCTAGTAGCCTTGTCAGACAAACCAAAGTAAGTCATTCCTGTGGAAATTATAGTCTACCTCTTTATTATTTggtctcatttttcttttctaccaACTGTATCTGTTCCCATGTCACTCAAACTGAGgtgaaaatattgaacttaGTCCTTTATGTTTAAGTGACAATTACAACATCATGGTCACCAATTAGGTATTGAATAATTTCCACTATATTTGTAGCCCATAGGGCTAGAAATCACATCTTTTTCATGTCCCTATTGATTATGATGGAATATCTAGAACTTCTTCTGTGTATATTCTACTTTCTAATTATTAGTGTTTCATGTTTGTATAGCTACTCATGGTTAATCATTATTGACACCTGTCAAAATGCTTTAAATGCATCATCTTTGCTTTTGAAATGTGTAGGGTTTAAAAATGAGTTTGTAGTTTTCTGACTGCAGGATGCATTGAAGAATTGttacatttttgttttcaatttcttaCCATCCAAAGGATGCCTGCTATATTTAGTTCATATCATAACTGTTGGTCTAGACTTGGATACTGAAATCTCCAGTGTTCCTTGCCTGCACAGAGGATTATGAGCAAACTTGACTTGATAGTATATGTAGCACAGGACTCTGTTTCtgtatgaagaattttttgaaagttttttcctAGGCCTTGAAAATCTGCATAAATGTGATAGTTGAGTTAGTGGTGAAAGTACATTTTGGTTGTCCCCTTTTCGACTCCTATGCAGCAGTTTCTTCCTCACTACTTAAATAAAGTGTAAGAAAAGCTTGGTCAGCTCTGGGACCATTTTGTTTTATACTCTTAACTATAAGTATGGAAGTTTCGTGGGGACAGATCGAGCATTATACCATATAACATCATTTTCTGCATGTTTTTATGTGGTCCTGTTTACTGACTCTCCACATGATCTAGATGGCCTTAAGAAAATTGTTCTCCTTAGTTGTTTCACATGGCTTATCCTCACCCTTACACTCTATCTCTTATTGTTGACTCCTTTGTTGTCTCTAAACTTAAAACATTGATAAAGTTTTGAGTAACAGTAAATGTAAAACGCAAGATTTCTCCTTGCTTAAGAAAAGCAAGTGTCATAATAGGGCCTTAGATATTAGAGGAAAGTCCTCAATTTtccctaaatttattttaacataGGAGGGATTTTTGGGTTTTCCTTGAAATCATGTGACTATCTTCTTTCCTTTCCAAAAATCTTACACTCGATGCTTGTGAACTAAATCTTGAAGATATACATGTGTGCCTTTATGATTAGGGTTGGAAATGATTTGAGTCGGCTTAGgctttctgttttatttttcttcgaTGAACTTATCATTACTTGAATGAATTGAATACGATCTTGAATTGACTTTTTTAGGATCAAGTTAAGTTCAAACTTCAAACTAACATTTGTTGGGCTCAGCTTAACAcgaatttattcatatttctaTCTTTAGGTTATGATTTATGTGTTGTTGATCTAGATTTTATTTCTCATAaatgtttttccctttttatttcAGAGAGCACGGCAATAGTTAAGACTGGCTGAAGATGCACagattttgatgattttgacgTTAGACAAGATTCTGAGGATTcaccttttatttctttgttaacACGTTTGTGCTTTTGTTGTGAAGGCGTCAAATTATGGTGCAACAGTAAGTTCGTGTGGAACAAAATGAAATGCCCAGAACTGCTAGCTTCTCTGCAAGGTTATAAACGGTGGTAATTCATTTCAAAATGAGTCATTGGCATGCCAACGGCTTTATACTagtttaattatgtttattggGGCCCAAAAAAAGGCCTTAAAATTACAGGTGATAGTTGTTTACAGCAGCAACAGATTTGAGCTGATGGAGGCTTGTATTTATGTTTGGCTCAAAAATGAGTCGCATTAGTGCTAAAGTTCTCTGGGTGGTGCGATGTTGACAAGGCAGAAAGAAGGCGTAAAAAATTGGTGGACTGTTGTGCCCCAAATTTCgtcttcttttcttctatttttcacCTTTGCTGACCAATAATTTACTGCCACTAATTATGACTATTTAGGCATTTAAAGGGTAACCCAGCTTCACTTCGGTAaggattttattttatccaTGTATTTTATGGATAATAGACGGAAAAGAATATTGTGATTTATGaatattcctataattaagaTTGGACTGTTAATGGAGTTTTAAGagtaagaaaattaataattctccttgaaaattttataatatatatatatatatatatatataaaacaaaaattcttatctaattttaataatcaaattaatcagtaaatcaaattttaactaATGTGCCCTTGTACATATCAAAACCTCTATCAGGACATGTCATGGCATATTTGACTATGAATGCCTTGCCTACAATGTCACTTCAGAAGAGTCAACTAATTTGTCAGTTTTTCACCCAATCCCACCAGACTTGTACTGTACTCTTCTCCTCTCTGTATTAATTGACTCCGTCTCTGTTTCATTTATTCACACACCAATTTTACACGCATTGCTGCGCCTGTTACTTTTATTTATGTGGGCAGagttgaattaagtttaaagttaatttaaattagaattaaatttaaattaatatacaattttattaaaagagatCAGATGAACTGATCTCTctccaaaataataattctgtcacttttttttaaccatttaccccttgttttttcctttatttacaGCAATTGCCCTCTCATCATTCATTCGCTGGCATCGTCAATCTGTTTGTTTGTTGCGATTTACTACGAATGTCTAAGCACATCACACGTGTTTCATTCGTGGCCATCAGGAATAATGAAGCCTATTATTACACCCGATTGTCAGTGCAACTCGGCACAAATAGCCAATTCGTGTGTTTTTAGAGTAATTCGCCCTTGGCTCAAAATTTTATATCCAGTGGTACCGGTACTGGTACTGGTATATTATTTACGTGtgtaaaaatagaaaagtaTTGATGGTTGTTACAAAATAATGGATCCTTTCATCTATATACAATTTTTCCTTTAGAAGATAGATCCATCCTTCAATTTCAAATAAAGTGTCTGAGTTCTTCCATGTTTGTTGAAGATTAATACTGTCAGGAAAAAGCAAACCAAATCCTACCCGTTAGGAGCAGATCTGCAGTTAAGTATTTTTACTGTAGTTCCAGTACAATTTGCAGATATCTACCGGTACAATTTTCACCACCtttaaactctttttttattttgctcaGGTTGAAGAGTAAATGTTGAacatgataaatttaaaattcaaagtacaattattattaggccaaagcACTCCTCCCCCACCCCTCAAAGTATCTCtaaacccttaattttaaaaatcttatttattcacttataactatttaaatttgttaattctaaatacaaaattattattttatacttaatattaaaaataaacttaaattttattttatttttttcataaactctaaaaattaacaactttctttcaacccaaaattttaaaaactgtattttcctcttaaggttttcaaactttcatatttaattttttcgaCGACAAATACAATATTGTCTATGATCTCCAGGCATGGTCTCATCCTCTCCGATGAGCTCTCCTTCTGGTTGTCCTTTTAGACGTCTTTCTCGACAACGACATCAAGGAGGATGACCAGAAGGAGGGTGCGTTGGAGAGGATGAGACTATGTCTGGAGATCGTCAACAATGTCGTCTTCGTTGTCATAAAaattaggtttgaaaatttgaaaaccctaagagaaaaatacaatttttaaaacttaggttggaagaaaattattagtttttacagtttatgagagaaaaatgatataccTAATGGACTcgattaattttaaccatttataagtgaataaatgagattttcaaaattaacgaagAAAAACCTAAGAAGTCAAGGGGTGGGGGAGAgcaataagtcctttggccttattattattattattattttactaaaaactCTCTTTTATGGAGTTCGACaccaaacataataaacttCAATGACATTGACCTAACAACCTATTATTAgagtttttcattttaatgcaaatatatttaaaaaatattaatatgcaTTCTCAAATACATTTGTGAGAATGTTTGTCAATGCACTAGCTTTCTTAATTTTGTAGTATGTTTCgtctagggatggcaatggggaggggcggggaggggatatcaatccccgtccccgtccccgttgcggggataaaaaataatccccgtcccctccccgcggaggaaaatcccctccccgtcctcGTGGGGAAAAATCCTCTCTCCGTCCCCGTagagaaaaatcccctccccatccccgccccgtccccgcagggaaaaatcccttccccatacccataaatataaattttaattcttttatatatttcaataaataaaataaatcatatttttccaaaatatcacttgctacaagagctataaaatattctttgttattttagttcaaatataaagttttcataaaatctaacaatatgcaataatcaatctcttcattagtaactcttcatgtatgtgatttagggtaattttataataacattaaatttaacacttttcattcacttcaattgattttattaagtttataatttattattttttgtgtgtaaaacctagtggattgactaactaaattttgaagttgaaataaaattaatttggtgtatttacattttatgataatgaaattctaggttttttttaatatattagattaatagtttagaaattagtaaaagctaataattgataattca from Mangifera indica cultivar Alphonso chromosome 8, CATAS_Mindica_2.1, whole genome shotgun sequence includes:
- the LOC123223336 gene encoding uncharacterized protein LOC123223336 encodes the protein MDETIRQFQQSLIELETEAEHLLLARHQLVENDKVRNGNRETLTALRKRARTMKTSIPSPFESIMKDIGNPGSRPLVKEVCASCGDHDASEHTWMMFPGTDIFARIPFHAAHTILETDQKRLDYEAKKLQSYVKEKSFHISEKGALADKISPGVLRSLVALSDKPKEHGNS